A stretch of the Synechococcus sp. WH 8016 genome encodes the following:
- a CDS encoding DUF4912 domain-containing protein, whose translation MEVGCKLIPKKLGWLSVTQALSSLARLTLRQLRQMASDLGVTLYSRKSKEDLVSAIAERQDRRDGDLEAMEAELRAPSMPEATTRVVFLPRDPQWAYVFWEISDSDRRQAQSEGAAFLCLRLADVTGLENGSSHPHTLQEVPVDSHSTEWHLPVPLCDRDYRVELGYKSENKWISLAFSSVARVPALHPSDQILDQFVPFSLDATPAAAPVQPMTMPGADPEPTDSKLHERLYQSATTHFRSRRVGSEILHESDSMGSDQRGLNDSGVGLWASGRNESGLGGVAPRQRSFWLVADAELIVYGATDPSARLTIGKEDVPLSSDGTFRIQVPFRDGEEVYAIEATAADGEQKRNITLNFERVTPEDNSNPASEARAEWF comes from the coding sequence ATGGAAGTTGGCTGCAAACTGATCCCGAAGAAACTCGGTTGGTTGTCCGTGACGCAAGCCCTCTCATCTCTAGCTCGCCTGACGCTGCGTCAGCTCCGCCAGATGGCAAGTGATCTGGGGGTCACCCTCTACAGCCGAAAGAGCAAGGAGGATCTCGTTAGCGCTATCGCCGAGCGCCAGGATCGTCGCGATGGCGATCTCGAAGCCATGGAGGCAGAGCTGCGTGCTCCCTCCATGCCCGAAGCAACGACCCGGGTCGTTTTCCTACCGAGAGATCCCCAGTGGGCCTACGTTTTTTGGGAAATATCCGATAGCGATCGACGGCAAGCTCAATCAGAAGGAGCCGCCTTCTTGTGCCTGCGTCTCGCCGATGTAACCGGACTTGAGAACGGTTCATCCCACCCTCACACGCTCCAAGAAGTGCCGGTTGATAGCCACAGCACTGAGTGGCATTTGCCTGTTCCTCTTTGCGATCGCGACTACCGCGTTGAACTTGGATATAAGTCTGAGAACAAGTGGATCTCCCTGGCCTTCTCCTCTGTGGCAAGGGTTCCAGCCCTTCACCCAAGCGATCAAATTCTTGATCAGTTTGTCCCCTTCAGCCTGGATGCCACACCTGCTGCCGCTCCCGTGCAGCCGATGACCATGCCTGGGGCTGATCCAGAACCAACCGACAGCAAGCTGCACGAGCGTCTTTATCAAAGCGCCACGACCCACTTCCGCAGTCGCCGCGTTGGCTCCGAGATCCTTCATGAAAGCGATTCAATGGGTTCCGATCAGCGTGGACTCAATGATTCAGGAGTTGGCCTATGGGCCAGCGGACGCAATGAGTCCGGCCTGGGTGGAGTCGCTCCCCGTCAGCGCTCGTTTTGGCTCGTTGCCGATGCGGAACTGATCGTTTACGGCGCAACGGATCCATCGGCACGTCTCACCATTGGCAAAGAAGATGTGCCCCTTTCGAGCGACGGCACCTTCCGCATTCAGGTGCCATTCCGCGATGGTGAGGAGGTCTATGCCATCGAAGCCACGGCTGCTGATGGCGAACAGAAGCGCAATATCACCCTCAATTTTGAGCGTGTAACACCGGAAGACAACAGCAATCCCGCTAGCGAAGCACGCGCTGAGTGGTTCTGA
- a CDS encoding ferredoxin-thioredoxin reductase catalytic domain-containing protein yields the protein MSDASAGSTEPTAESLEVIRKFAETYAQRTGTYFCSDPGVTAVVLKGLAKHKDDLGGALCPCRHYEDKQAEVSQAFWNCPCVPMRERKDCHCMLFLTEDNPFRCEDQTISTETIHATAG from the coding sequence ATGTCCGATGCGTCCGCTGGCAGCACAGAGCCGACAGCTGAAAGCCTTGAGGTCATTCGCAAATTTGCCGAAACGTACGCCCAACGAACCGGCACTTATTTTTGTAGTGATCCCGGAGTGACGGCAGTTGTCTTAAAGGGTCTTGCCAAGCACAAAGATGATTTAGGTGGAGCGCTTTGCCCTTGTCGTCATTACGAAGACAAACAAGCTGAGGTCTCCCAAGCCTTTTGGAATTGTCCTTGCGTGCCCATGCGCGAGCGGAAAGACTGCCACTGCATGTTGTTTCTCACAGAAGACAATCCCTTCCGCTGCGAGGACCAGACCATCAGCACGGAAACGATTCACGCCACAGCAGGTTGA
- a CDS encoding phycobilisome rod-core linker polypeptide has product MAIPLLQYAPITQNSRVAALRVASEEVPRAYSMDIAMDADNLKSVIEGAYRQIYFHAFKSDRDVNLESQLRDGQITVRDFVRGLCLSDTFQRSFYGFNSNYKVVRHLVEKLLGRKTSGKSEEIAWSIVIATKGVTGMVDALLDSEEYLDAFGYDTVPYQRNRVLPGRELGDTPFNITSPRYDEYYRGILGFPQFIYTGTVKSIPARAKIKRGGFPEDYLPWVRGLSGARGAAPSGSADIDYISKVPYRSIGR; this is encoded by the coding sequence GTGGCCATTCCTCTGTTGCAGTACGCACCGATCACCCAAAATTCAAGGGTGGCGGCGCTACGGGTCGCATCCGAAGAGGTGCCACGGGCCTATTCCATGGACATCGCCATGGATGCGGACAATTTGAAGTCCGTGATTGAAGGGGCTTACAGGCAGATTTATTTCCACGCCTTCAAGTCCGATCGGGACGTGAATCTGGAATCCCAGCTCCGAGACGGTCAGATCACTGTCCGCGATTTCGTTCGTGGCCTCTGCCTCTCCGACACCTTCCAGAGAAGTTTTTATGGCTTCAACAGCAACTACAAGGTGGTTCGCCATCTCGTAGAGAAGCTTTTGGGACGGAAGACAAGCGGTAAATCAGAAGAGATCGCCTGGTCGATCGTGATTGCCACCAAAGGCGTGACCGGGATGGTCGATGCGCTGCTCGACAGTGAGGAATATCTCGACGCCTTTGGCTACGACACGGTCCCCTATCAGCGCAACCGCGTACTCCCCGGACGAGAGCTAGGAGACACACCGTTCAACATCACAAGTCCTCGCTACGACGAGTACTACCGCGGAATTCTTGGGTTCCCCCAGTTCATCTACACCGGCACGGTCAAATCGATCCCGGCCCGCGCCAAGATCAAGCGCGGCGGCTTCCCCGAGGACTACCTGCCTTGGGTCCGTGGTCTTTCTGGCGCTCGCGGGGCCGCCCCCAGCGGGAGTGCCGATATCGATTACATCTCCAAGGTTCCTTACCGCAGCATCGGCCGCTGA
- the sufB gene encoding Fe-S cluster assembly protein SufB has translation MTSTSTRDLVSQPYKYGFVTDIETEKIPKGLSEEVVKLISSKKNEPKFLLDFRLKAYRHWLKLEEPDWAALGYKAIDYQDIVYYAAPKQQEKKQSLDEVDPKLLETFEKLGIPLSEQKRLSNVAVDAVFDSVSIATTYKEKLAEHGVVFCSFSEAVIEHPELIEKYLGSVVPSSDNYFAALNSAVFSDGSFVFIPKGVECPMELSTYFRINSGDTGQFERTLIVAEEGASVSYLEGCTAPMFDTNQLHAAVVELVVLDDASIKYSTVQNWYAGDENGVGGIYNFVTKRGQCRGDRSRISWTQVETGSAITWKYPSCVLQGADSVGEFYSVALTNNCQQADTGTKMVHVGPRTRSTIVSKGISAGRSSNSYRGLVQVGPNAKGARNYSQCDSMLIGDQAAANTYPYIRSQQPQAAIEHEASTCRMSEDQLFYLQSRGIGFEEAVSMMVSGFCRDVFNQLPMEFAAEADKLLALKLEGSVG, from the coding sequence ATGACCAGTACCTCCACACGCGATCTCGTTAGTCAGCCGTACAAGTACGGGTTTGTCACTGACATTGAAACCGAGAAGATCCCCAAAGGTCTAAGCGAGGAGGTGGTGAAATTGATTTCTTCTAAGAAAAATGAGCCGAAGTTCCTCCTTGATTTTCGGCTCAAGGCTTATCGCCATTGGTTGAAGTTGGAAGAGCCTGATTGGGCTGCGTTGGGCTATAAAGCCATTGATTACCAGGATATTGTTTATTACGCAGCGCCAAAGCAACAAGAGAAAAAGCAAAGTCTTGATGAAGTTGATCCCAAACTTCTTGAAACATTTGAGAAATTAGGGATTCCTCTGAGCGAGCAAAAAAGATTGAGCAATGTGGCCGTTGATGCTGTTTTTGATAGCGTTTCGATTGCTACCACCTACAAGGAAAAGCTTGCAGAACATGGAGTGGTATTTTGCTCCTTTAGTGAAGCTGTTATTGAACATCCGGAGCTGATCGAAAAATATCTTGGTTCAGTTGTTCCTAGCAGTGATAATTACTTTGCGGCATTGAATTCCGCTGTCTTTAGTGATGGGTCTTTTGTGTTCATTCCTAAGGGCGTGGAATGTCCCATGGAGCTATCTACCTATTTCCGAATCAACTCTGGCGATACTGGCCAGTTTGAACGCACGTTAATTGTTGCGGAAGAAGGTGCGTCGGTGAGCTATCTGGAAGGGTGCACGGCTCCGATGTTTGACACAAATCAGCTTCACGCGGCTGTTGTGGAATTGGTTGTTTTAGATGATGCCTCGATTAAATATTCCACGGTTCAAAATTGGTACGCTGGTGATGAGAATGGTGTGGGTGGTATTTATAATTTTGTGACCAAACGCGGTCAGTGCCGCGGTGATCGCAGTCGTATTAGCTGGACGCAGGTGGAAACGGGCTCAGCTATCACTTGGAAATACCCAAGTTGCGTGTTGCAGGGTGCTGATTCGGTTGGTGAGTTTTATTCCGTTGCTCTTACGAATAATTGCCAACAAGCAGACACGGGAACAAAAATGGTTCATGTGGGACCACGAACTCGTTCCACAATTGTTAGCAAAGGGATTAGTGCTGGTCGGTCAAGCAACAGTTATCGAGGCCTTGTGCAAGTTGGTCCAAATGCCAAGGGTGCTCGTAATTACAGCCAATGTGATTCGATGCTGATTGGTGATCAAGCTGCCGCCAACACGTACCCCTACATTCGCTCCCAACAGCCTCAAGCTGCGATTGAACATGAGGCCAGTACCTGTCGCATGTCGGAAGATCAATTGTTTTATCTCCAAAGTCGAGGCATTGGCTTTGAAGAAGCTGTGTCGATGATGGTGAGCGGTTTCTGTAGGGATGTGTTTAATCAACTTCCCATGGAGTTTGCGGCTGAGGCCGACAAGCTTCTCGCCCTCAAGCTTGAGGGTTCGGTGGGCTAA
- the sufC gene encoding Fe-S cluster assembly ATPase SufC: MIRPDAEPLLEINDLHASVEGKPILNGVTLTVKAGEIHAVMGRNGSGKSTLSKILAGHPAYKVTSGSVRYLGRDLLELEPEERSRLGVFLGFQYPIEIPGVSNLEFLRVSTNARREKQGKEEFDTFDFDDHVRERLQVVQMDPAFLERSVNEGFSGGEKKRNEILQMALLDPVVAILDETDSGLDIDALRIVAGGVNQLASQDNCTLLITHYQRLLDEITPDYVHVMGAGRILRTGGRELALELEKIGYDWVDQQLAAEGVA; this comes from the coding sequence GTGATTCGTCCTGACGCCGAGCCTCTCCTTGAAATCAATGACTTGCATGCGTCCGTTGAGGGCAAGCCGATCCTGAATGGGGTGACCCTGACGGTGAAAGCCGGCGAGATTCATGCCGTGATGGGGCGGAATGGCAGCGGTAAGAGCACGTTGTCCAAGATTTTGGCCGGACACCCCGCTTACAAGGTGACATCGGGTTCCGTGCGCTATCTAGGCCGTGACCTTCTTGAGCTGGAGCCTGAGGAGCGTTCGCGTCTTGGTGTGTTTTTGGGATTCCAGTATCCGATTGAGATCCCTGGAGTGAGCAACCTGGAGTTTCTGCGGGTCTCCACGAATGCTCGGCGCGAGAAGCAAGGCAAGGAGGAATTCGACACGTTTGATTTCGACGATCACGTGCGTGAGCGCTTGCAAGTGGTGCAAATGGACCCTGCATTCCTGGAACGCAGCGTGAATGAAGGTTTTTCTGGTGGCGAGAAAAAGCGCAACGAGATTCTTCAGATGGCCCTGTTGGATCCAGTGGTCGCGATCCTCGACGAAACCGACTCTGGTCTGGACATTGATGCCTTACGCATCGTTGCTGGCGGTGTGAATCAGTTGGCGAGTCAGGACAACTGCACGTTGCTGATCACCCATTACCAAAGGCTTTTGGATGAGATCACTCCCGATTACGTGCACGTGATGGGGGCGGGCCGCATCTTGCGTACAGGCGGGCGTGAGTTGGCTCTTGAGTTGGAAAAAATCGGTTACGACTGGGTGGATCAGCAGCTCGCGGCCGAGGGGGTGGCCTAA
- the sufR gene encoding iron-sulfur cluster biosynthesis transcriptional regulator SufR, with product MGAQAQAPTRETTLTLLLRQGETSAAKLAQTLGISVQAMRRHLRSLEDEELVEASPTPDGPGRPSNLWRLTAKGHQHFPDGSENFALGLLESMAATLSPEVMADLLRQQALEKATLYRKHLGNAPLEERVRALVNLRLKEGYVSDMQPAPTGPGWCISEFHCSVQRIAEEYPAVCDQELQLIRHTFPDCLVERVHWRLESGHSCGFSIAPKQD from the coding sequence ATGGGAGCTCAGGCTCAGGCCCCGACCCGCGAGACCACACTCACCTTGCTTCTCCGGCAGGGCGAAACCAGTGCGGCGAAATTGGCACAGACATTGGGAATTTCTGTGCAAGCCATGCGCCGGCATCTGCGCAGTCTTGAGGACGAAGAACTCGTGGAAGCCAGCCCCACGCCAGACGGCCCTGGGCGTCCATCCAACCTGTGGAGACTCACAGCGAAAGGGCACCAGCACTTCCCTGACGGCAGCGAGAACTTCGCTTTGGGTCTGCTTGAGTCCATGGCAGCGACCTTGTCACCAGAGGTGATGGCTGATCTCCTCCGCCAGCAAGCTCTGGAGAAAGCAACCCTCTATCGCAAACATCTGGGGAATGCACCGCTCGAAGAGAGAGTCCGCGCGCTGGTGAATCTCCGCCTCAAGGAGGGTTACGTCAGCGACATGCAGCCAGCCCCCACGGGTCCGGGTTGGTGCATCAGTGAATTTCACTGCTCAGTGCAGAGAATTGCCGAGGAGTATCCAGCGGTCTGTGATCAAGAGCTGCAGCTGATCAGGCACACCTTTCCCGACTGTCTGGTCGAGCGCGTGCACTGGCGCCTGGAATCAGGACATTCCTGTGGATTCAGCATTGCCCCTAAACAGGACTAA
- a CDS encoding phycobiliprotein lyase — MTSAIPNAVHFFQQSCGRWRSQRSVHHLLHRRAEAGGSLIVVEDLDPDDQRLQTLAEQHGHSPGSIAGGSFVRWSASMAWDQNGDAHDGETIFGLIPDGDDGRSGTLLRDLGYAEKAPATSTFQMDQQDGLILCTSYETMTVWERFWFTSPNVRLRSSTVEGLSNNASFCMETRLSDDTEDITEAPAGAKDASLQPLSAPFGW, encoded by the coding sequence ATGACCTCGGCCATTCCCAACGCTGTCCATTTCTTTCAACAGAGTTGCGGTCGTTGGCGATCGCAACGCAGTGTTCATCACCTGTTGCACCGACGAGCAGAGGCGGGTGGATCCCTCATCGTTGTGGAAGATCTCGATCCCGACGACCAACGCCTGCAAACACTGGCTGAACAACACGGTCACTCCCCGGGGAGCATTGCAGGAGGAAGCTTTGTGCGTTGGAGCGCCTCGATGGCCTGGGATCAAAACGGCGACGCCCATGACGGAGAAACAATCTTTGGTCTCATCCCAGATGGCGATGACGGACGCAGCGGCACCCTGCTTCGCGATTTGGGCTACGCCGAAAAAGCACCGGCCACCTCAACCTTCCAAATGGATCAACAGGACGGTCTCATCCTTTGCACCAGCTACGAGACCATGACCGTCTGGGAGCGCTTCTGGTTCACCAGCCCGAACGTAAGGCTGCGATCCAGCACGGTGGAAGGGCTTTCCAACAACGCCTCCTTTTGCATGGAAACGCGCTTAAGCGACGACACCGAGGACATCACAGAGGCGCCAGCTGGGGCCAAGGACGCGTCATTGCAACCCCTTTCAGCCCCATTCGGCTGGTAA